Proteins from a single region of Chloroherpeton thalassium ATCC 35110:
- a CDS encoding Dabb family protein — protein MVKHLVFWRLHETAEGKSKDENAQKIKVLIESLKSVIPEIRSVEVGLNFTESAAAFDVALYSEFETKDALNVYQQHPEHVKVAGFIKNVTIERCVVDYEI, from the coding sequence ATGGTTAAACATCTTGTTTTTTGGCGACTTCACGAAACGGCTGAGGGAAAATCGAAGGACGAAAATGCGCAGAAAATCAAGGTCTTAATTGAAAGCTTGAAAAGCGTGATTCCTGAAATTCGTAGCGTTGAAGTCGGATTGAATTTTACGGAAAGCGCCGCGGCATTTGATGTCGCGCTTTATTCGGAGTTTGAGACAAAGGACGCGCTGAATGTCTATCAGCAGCACCCGGAGCATGTGAAGGTGGCAGGCTTTATCAAAAACGTGACTATTGAGCGCTGCGTCGTAGATTATGAAATTTGA
- the fxsT gene encoding FxSxx-COOH system tetratricopeptide repeat protein: MAGKKDFFISYTGADEQIASWIAYVLEEAHFGVIFQPWDFNTAGRSIIGNINTATIQSERTIAVISPDYFNSRYTVSEWETAVKKDPEGEVGLLIPIIVREHEIDGILSRLNYISFVGLNEDEAQSALLKGIKRERAKPKEKPSYEKEPLTNRPKPRFPGTLPDVCNLSHPNPNFTGRDIILQELRKSLKRGGSTAVTQQALYGLGGIGKTQLALEYAHRHAASYDLIWWLRADTTSTLFADFSSLAMALDLLKEDETGEEIVLKAVLKWLNKNTGWLLVFDNAEDAGSIRKYLPQAHGGHVLITSRNQNWKPICASLELKVWSREESVDFLLKRTGQKDEKGADEIAEALGDLPLALEQAAAYIDTRKKTFADYLALFNSRRRELWQREKCPNDYPDTVATTWELAFGEIQNVPLAKEMLSLCALLAPNAIPTDLLQNALAYLKGDEGKPEAVDEFDFDDAVGKICAYSLFSVESEQMNMHRLVQAVIRDQITEAERRRYENALINALSDLFPDEGYNNPTCWPDCARLLPHAESITANISNDNEAWHETAILLNSMGLYHFGRAAYAEAEPLLRRALEIREKQLGEEHPLVATSLNNLGLLLQAQGKNAEAEPLYRRSLEIHEKQLGEEHPHVAMSLNNLAGLLQAQGKYAEAEPLYRRALEIWEKQLGEEHPLVATSLNNLGLLLQAQGKYAEAEPLIRRALEIREKQLGEEHPDVAMSLNNLGALLDDQGKYAEAEPLYRRALEIREKQLGEEHPDVATSLNNLAELLRIQGKYGEAEPLYRRAVEILEKTLGNEHPDTITVQNNLSILLKQMK; the protein is encoded by the coding sequence ATGGCAGGAAAAAAGGATTTTTTTATTAGCTATACCGGTGCCGACGAGCAAATAGCAAGTTGGATTGCTTACGTATTGGAAGAAGCCCATTTTGGTGTCATTTTCCAACCATGGGACTTCAATACGGCAGGGCGAAGTATCATCGGAAACATCAATACGGCGACAATACAATCCGAACGAACGATTGCCGTTATTTCACCGGATTATTTTAACTCCCGCTATACCGTTTCGGAGTGGGAGACCGCCGTGAAAAAAGACCCTGAAGGAGAAGTAGGCTTACTTATCCCAATTATTGTGCGTGAGCACGAAATTGACGGGATTCTGTCCCGACTGAATTATATCTCCTTTGTCGGCTTAAATGAAGATGAGGCTCAAAGCGCATTGCTCAAGGGAATTAAAAGGGAACGAGCAAAGCCGAAGGAAAAACCGAGTTATGAAAAAGAACCTCTGACGAATCGCCCGAAACCTCGCTTTCCAGGCACGCTTCCCGATGTGTGCAATCTTTCTCATCCCAACCCGAACTTTACCGGGCGCGACATAATTTTGCAGGAACTTCGCAAGTCTTTGAAACGCGGCGGAAGCACCGCCGTTACGCAGCAGGCGCTTTACGGACTTGGCGGCATCGGCAAAACGCAGTTGGCCTTGGAATATGCGCACCGCCACGCCGCTTCTTACGACCTGATTTGGTGGCTGCGTGCGGATACAACCTCAACCCTTTTTGCTGACTTTTCCTCGCTGGCGATGGCGCTTGATTTGCTTAAGGAAGACGAAACGGGGGAAGAGATTGTACTGAAGGCCGTGCTGAAATGGCTGAATAAAAATACCGGTTGGTTGCTTGTGTTTGACAACGCCGAAGATGCGGGAAGCATTCGCAAATATCTTCCGCAAGCTCACGGCGGGCATGTGCTGATTACCTCCAGAAATCAAAATTGGAAACCGATTTGCGCGTCATTGGAACTTAAGGTTTGGAGCCGGGAAGAATCTGTTGACTTTTTGCTAAAACGCACGGGACAAAAGGACGAAAAAGGCGCGGATGAAATCGCCGAAGCGCTCGGCGATTTGCCGCTGGCTTTGGAGCAGGCGGCGGCCTATATCGATACGCGAAAAAAAACTTTTGCCGACTATCTTGCGCTGTTTAATTCTCGCCGCCGAGAGCTTTGGCAAAGGGAAAAATGCCCAAACGATTATCCCGACACCGTTGCCACCACATGGGAACTTGCCTTCGGCGAAATTCAAAATGTCCCGCTTGCAAAAGAGATGCTCTCCCTCTGCGCCCTTTTAGCGCCCAACGCCATTCCAACCGACCTTTTGCAAAACGCTTTGGCCTATTTGAAGGGCGATGAAGGAAAACCGGAAGCCGTAGATGAATTTGATTTTGACGATGCCGTCGGAAAAATTTGCGCCTATTCGCTTTTTAGCGTTGAATCGGAACAAATGAACATGCACCGCCTCGTGCAAGCTGTCATTCGCGACCAAATAACCGAAGCCGAACGCCGTCGGTACGAAAACGCATTGATAAATGCCTTAAGCGACTTATTCCCGGACGAAGGATACAATAATCCCACTTGCTGGCCGGACTGTGCCCGACTTTTGCCCCATGCCGAAAGTATCACGGCAAATATTTCAAATGACAATGAGGCATGGCATGAAACGGCAATCCTGTTAAACAGCATGGGTTTGTATCATTTTGGTCGTGCGGCATACGCCGAAGCCGAGCCGCTTTTGCGTCGTGCTCTTGAAATTCGGGAAAAACAGTTGGGAGAGGAACATCCCTTAGTGGCAACGAGCCTGAACAATCTGGGATTGCTACTGCAAGCACAGGGAAAGAATGCCGAAGCCGAGCCGCTTTATCGTCGTTCGCTTGAAATTCATGAAAAACAGTTGGGAGAGGAACATCCCCATGTGGCAATGAGCCTGAACAATCTGGCGGGATTATTGCAAGCACAGGGAAAGTATGCCGAAGCCGAGCCGCTTTATCGTCGTGCTCTTGAAATTTGGGAAAAACAGTTGGGAGAGGAACATCCCTTAGTGGCAACGAGCCTGAACAATCTGGGATTGCTACTGCAAGCACAGGGAAAGTATGCTGAAGCCGAGCCGCTTATTCGTCGTGCTCTTGAAATTCGGGAAAAACAGTTGGGAGAGGAACATCCCGATGTGGCAATGAGCCTGAACAATCTGGGGGCGCTACTGGATGATCAGGGAAAATATGCCGAAGCCGAGCCGCTTTATCGTCGTGCTCTTGAAATTCGGGAAAAACAGTTGGGAGAGGAACATCCCGATGTGGCAACGAGCCTGAACAATCTGGCTGAATTACTGAGAATACAAGGAAAGTATGGCGAAGCCGAGCCGCTTTATCGCCGTGCTGTGGAAATTTTAGAGAAAACATTGGGGAACGAGCATCCAGATACAATAACGGTGCAAAATAATCTCAGCATTCTGTTGAAACAAATGAAATAG
- a CDS encoding ABC transporter permease, with the protein MRTIKFLLQKEFLQIFRNKGMLPIMFAMPVIQLIILSNAATFDVKNVNYHFVDKDRSAISSRLSEHFYESGYFTLKGEDPVETQGIASILHNEAQMLVVVPKDFEKDLLTLGSAKVQIIMDAQDGYTAGIVQNYTASILQSFNQSILETYGVKLGAEPQLLDKTGIEIRAQSWYNPELDYKIYMVPGILVVLITMIGLFLSGMNIVREREIGTIEQLNVTPIKRYQFIVGKLLPFWIIGIGELTFGLAIARIVFHVPMQGSFWVIYLVAAIYLLAVLGIGLFISTLTDTQQQAMFIAWFFMVIFVLMSGLFTAVESMPKWAQTITLFNPVRYFVDIMRRVMLKGSGLADIQTEVLALSGYAVVMIGLSVNRYRKASA; encoded by the coding sequence ATGCGCACGATAAAATTTCTGCTCCAAAAAGAATTCCTGCAAATTTTTCGAAACAAAGGAATGCTCCCAATTATGTTCGCCATGCCGGTCATTCAGCTTATCATACTCAGCAATGCCGCGACATTTGACGTGAAAAATGTGAATTACCATTTCGTGGATAAAGATCGTTCTGCTATTTCCTCAAGGCTTTCAGAGCATTTTTATGAGTCTGGCTATTTTACGCTGAAGGGCGAAGATCCGGTGGAAACGCAGGGAATTGCGTCAATTTTGCATAATGAGGCGCAAATGCTCGTTGTTGTGCCAAAGGATTTTGAGAAAGATTTGCTCACGTTAGGTTCGGCAAAGGTACAAATTATTATGGACGCGCAAGACGGCTACACCGCCGGCATCGTGCAGAACTACACGGCGAGCATTTTGCAATCGTTCAACCAAAGCATTTTGGAAACTTACGGCGTGAAACTCGGCGCTGAACCGCAACTGCTCGACAAAACCGGCATTGAAATTCGGGCGCAAAGCTGGTACAATCCCGAATTGGATTATAAAATTTATATGGTGCCAGGCATTTTGGTGGTGCTTATCACCATGATTGGGCTGTTTCTTTCGGGAATGAACATCGTGCGGGAGCGCGAAATTGGCACGATCGAGCAGCTTAATGTCACGCCGATTAAGCGCTATCAATTTATCGTTGGAAAGCTGCTCCCGTTTTGGATTATCGGAATTGGAGAGTTGACTTTCGGACTCGCCATTGCAAGGATTGTTTTTCATGTGCCGATGCAAGGCAGCTTTTGGGTGATTTATCTTGTGGCCGCGATTTATTTGCTCGCGGTGTTAGGTATTGGTCTTTTCATTTCTACCCTAACAGATACACAGCAGCAAGCGATGTTCATTGCGTGGTTTTTCATGGTTATTTTTGTGTTGATGAGCGGACTTTTTACGGCGGTGGAAAGCATGCCGAAATGGGCGCAAACCATTACGCTGTTTAATCCCGTGCGCTATTTTGTGGACATTATGCGCCGCGTGATGCTCAAAGGCTCTGGCCTTGCGGACATTCAAACCGAAGTGTTGGCGCTTTCGGGCTACGCTGTGGTGATGATTGGCCTATCGGTTAATCGCTACCGCAAGGCATCAGCGTAA
- a CDS encoding ABC transporter permease, whose protein sequence is MNSFFGFLKKEFFHIFRDRRTMLILFGLPVVQLLLFGYAIRNEIEEVKIAILDRSNDYVSQEIINKLLSTGYFVPIKNLTTNDEIDAAFRSGHINEVIVFEANFAHNLFKEGRATIQIITDGSDPNVSRVVEGYTKTVIQDYQESLSENSGQMLRIEPELKMMFNPELKSVYLFVPGLMALILMLVSALMTSITITREKEFGTMEILLVSPLKPYQIILGKTIPYLILSFINVLTIIILAQFIFGVPCNGSILLLLAESLLYIVTALSLGIMISTIADSQQTAMMISLAGLLLPTVMLSGFIFPITSMPMPLQIISNIMPAKWYLIIVRSIMLKGVGIEAFWQETLVLASMTLILMIVSVKKFKIRLQ, encoded by the coding sequence ATGAACAGCTTTTTCGGATTTTTGAAAAAGGAATTTTTTCACATTTTTCGCGACCGGCGCACCATGCTGATTCTTTTCGGGCTGCCAGTCGTGCAACTTCTGCTTTTTGGCTACGCGATTCGCAACGAAATTGAAGAAGTGAAAATCGCCATTTTAGACCGCTCAAATGATTATGTTTCGCAGGAAATTATCAATAAACTGCTTTCGACCGGCTACTTTGTTCCTATCAAAAATTTAACGACGAACGACGAAATCGATGCGGCATTTCGTTCGGGGCACATCAATGAGGTTATCGTTTTTGAAGCGAATTTCGCCCATAATCTATTTAAAGAAGGCCGCGCCACCATTCAAATTATCACCGACGGTTCAGACCCGAACGTCTCGCGCGTGGTTGAAGGCTACACGAAAACGGTGATTCAAGATTATCAGGAAAGTTTGTCCGAAAATTCCGGCCAGATGCTCCGCATTGAGCCGGAATTAAAAATGATGTTCAATCCCGAGCTGAAAAGCGTTTATTTGTTCGTACCCGGCCTCATGGCGTTGATTTTGATGCTCGTTTCCGCGCTAATGACTTCCATCACCATCACGCGCGAAAAGGAATTTGGGACGATGGAAATTTTGCTCGTCTCGCCGCTCAAACCCTATCAAATCATTTTAGGAAAAACGATTCCCTATCTGATTTTATCGTTCATTAATGTGCTCACGATTATCATTTTGGCGCAATTTATTTTTGGCGTGCCGTGCAATGGGAGCATTTTATTGTTGCTCGCCGAATCGTTGCTTTATATTGTCACCGCGCTTTCACTTGGGATTATGATTTCTACCATTGCCGATTCGCAACAAACCGCCATGATGATTTCCCTCGCTGGTCTGCTGCTTCCGACGGTCATGCTTTCAGGATTTATTTTTCCGATAACCAGTATGCCGATGCCCTTACAAATTATCAGTAATATTATGCCTGCAAAGTGGTACTTGATTATCGTTCGAAGCATCATGCTCAAGGGCGTCGGCATTGAAGCGTTTTGGCAGGAAACACTTGTTTTGGCCTCGATGACTTTAATTTTAATGATCGTCAGCGTGAAAAAATTCAAAATCCGTCTTCAATAA
- a CDS encoding ABC transporter ATP-binding protein, giving the protein MAEHVIEVENLTKCFGKFCAVNKISFTVGRGEIFGFLGANGAGKTTAMKMLIGLLIPTSGKATVSGFDVYREPESIKRNIGYMSQKFSLYEDLTVWENIRFYGGIYGLTDAQILEKTESLLTRLELENARNSLISSLPLGWKQKLAFSVAVLHEPKIVFLDEPTGGVDPITRRRFWDLIYEASAAGVTIFVTTHYMDEAEYCDRVSIMVDGKIEALDTPRNLKSTFQADSMDDVFVRLVRPEKAK; this is encoded by the coding sequence ATGGCTGAGCATGTCATAGAAGTGGAAAACCTAACAAAATGCTTCGGGAAGTTTTGTGCCGTGAATAAAATCTCCTTCACTGTTGGGCGTGGGGAAATTTTCGGATTCTTGGGCGCAAACGGAGCAGGCAAAACTACCGCCATGAAAATGCTCATCGGCCTCTTGATTCCGACATCGGGCAAAGCAACCGTCAGCGGATTTGATGTCTATCGTGAGCCGGAATCCATCAAGCGAAATATCGGCTACATGAGCCAAAAATTTTCACTTTATGAGGATTTAACCGTTTGGGAAAATATTCGTTTTTATGGTGGCATCTATGGCCTAACGGATGCGCAAATCCTGGAAAAAACGGAAAGTTTGCTTACGCGTTTGGAACTCGAAAATGCGCGAAATAGCCTGATTAGCTCGCTCCCGCTGGGTTGGAAACAAAAACTGGCGTTTTCAGTTGCGGTTTTGCACGAGCCGAAAATCGTCTTTTTGGACGAACCGACGGGCGGGGTCGATCCGATTACGCGCCGCAGGTTTTGGGATTTGATCTACGAAGCATCGGCTGCTGGCGTCACGATTTTTGTTACCACGCACTACATGGATGAGGCCGAATATTGCGACCGCGTTTCTATCATGGTCGACGGAAAAATCGAGGCATTGGACACGCCTCGCAACCTGAAATCAACTTTTCAGGCGGATTCTATGGACGATGTATTTGTTAGGCTCGTCCGACCGGAAAAAGCCAAATAG